Proteins encoded together in one Ferroglobus placidus DSM 10642 window:
- a CDS encoding (2Fe-2S)-binding protein, with protein sequence MKSRKIVCRCEDITEEEIIHAIEEGYDDIESLKRYTGATTGACQGKGCLMHILRILSQKTGKSPEEIGITTQRPPVNPVPLYVLAEGDKE encoded by the coding sequence ATGAAGAGCAGAAAGATCGTTTGCAGGTGTGAGGATATAACCGAAGAGGAAATAATACACGCTATAGAGGAAGGATACGACGACATAGAAAGTTTGAAAAGGTACACGGGAGCCACAACCGGAGCTTGCCAGGGAAAGGGTTGCCTAATGCACATACTGAGGATTCTCAGTCAAAAAACCGGAAAGAGTCCAGAGGAGATCGGGATAACAACCCAAAGACCTCCCGTAAACCCAGTTCCCTTATACGTTTTGGCTGAGGGTGATAAAGAATGA
- a CDS encoding 4Fe-4S binding protein, producing MQEFCKRGYLIEEELPEPPSEERLRDKRPVAYIECPQRIPCSPCKEACRFDAVIMETINDTPKVDYEKCTGCMACIRVCPGLAIFMLQIKDDKGYVTLQYEFLPWLKKGDRVLVLNRKGEVIGEGVIAWALNPERNDRTQLVTVEVDKDLIFEARAVKKVVE from the coding sequence ATGCAGGAGTTTTGCAAGAGGGGGTATTTGATTGAAGAAGAACTTCCAGAACCGCCAAGCGAAGAAAGGCTGAGAGATAAAAGACCCGTGGCTTACATAGAATGCCCTCAGAGAATTCCCTGCTCACCTTGTAAAGAAGCTTGCAGGTTCGATGCTGTGATAATGGAGACGATAAACGACACTCCGAAAGTGGATTACGAGAAGTGTACCGGATGCATGGCTTGCATAAGAGTTTGCCCCGGCTTAGCAATTTTCATGCTCCAAATTAAGGACGATAAGGGTTACGTTACCTTGCAGTACGAATTCCTGCCCTGGCTGAAAAAGGGAGACAGAGTGCTCGTTTTGAACAGAAAAGGGGAAGTGATAGGAGAGGGAGTAATAGCGTGGGCTTTGAATCCGGAAAGGAACGACAGAACTCAGCTCGTAACGGTTGAAGTCGATAAAGATCTGATTTTTGAGGCGAGAGCGGTTAAGAAGGTGGTAGAATGA
- a CDS encoding FAD-dependent oxidoreductase, translating into MSRLQEHPIVDFKRGKEVTIYFNGKPIKAYEGETVAAALYAAGIRVFSRSFRFHRPRGFFCAIGKCSACMMEVDGIPNVRICKVYVRDGMQIRTQNAYPSAENDALAIFDRIIDRFFPHGSHYKKFTSSKTLREIATKQMRKIAGIGEFPKALPKEEADYEEINADIAIVGGGPAGLSAAIYAGRLGAKVVLMDENPYLGGQLIKQTHRFFGSGEHYAGTRGIRIAEILTKEVKEIENVDVRTETKVFGIYGKTVAAVEKDRKLLKVNAKKIVIATGAYERTLIFENNDLPGVYGAGGVQTLMNVYGVKPGNRGLIVGSGNVGLILSYQLLQAGVDVAAIVEAMPFVGGYFVHAAKVRRLGVPIYTRHTILKALGEKKVERAIIVELDENWRPIEGTEKEIECDFICVAVGLSPAHELLYQAGCEMKFVPELGGLVPVRNKYGETTAEGVYVAGDVAGIEEATAAMMEGRIAGLDAAIKLGYGDEEAVKLRDKIVGELEEFRRGPFGERILRGLEKVVR; encoded by the coding sequence ATGTCAAGGCTTCAAGAGCATCCGATAGTTGATTTTAAGAGGGGCAAGGAAGTCACAATTTATTTCAACGGAAAGCCGATAAAAGCTTATGAGGGTGAAACTGTAGCTGCAGCGTTGTATGCTGCCGGAATTCGTGTTTTTAGCAGATCTTTCAGATTTCACAGACCTCGTGGATTCTTCTGCGCTATAGGAAAGTGTTCGGCTTGCATGATGGAAGTAGATGGAATACCAAACGTCAGAATATGCAAAGTTTACGTGAGAGACGGAATGCAGATAAGGACGCAGAACGCGTATCCTTCAGCGGAAAACGACGCTTTAGCGATTTTCGACAGGATAATAGACAGATTCTTTCCCCACGGCTCACACTACAAGAAGTTCACGAGCTCCAAAACGCTAAGGGAAATAGCGACGAAGCAAATGAGGAAAATAGCCGGAATAGGTGAGTTTCCAAAAGCTCTGCCGAAAGAAGAGGCGGACTACGAAGAGATTAATGCGGACATAGCGATAGTGGGCGGAGGTCCTGCTGGTTTATCAGCTGCAATTTACGCTGGAAGGCTCGGAGCGAAAGTTGTTCTGATGGACGAAAATCCGTACTTAGGCGGACAGCTGATAAAGCAGACACACAGATTCTTCGGTAGCGGAGAGCACTATGCCGGAACGAGAGGAATAAGGATCGCGGAAATTTTAACGAAAGAGGTAAAAGAAATTGAGAACGTGGATGTTAGGACCGAGACGAAAGTTTTCGGAATTTACGGGAAAACCGTTGCGGCTGTCGAAAAAGATAGAAAGCTCCTGAAGGTCAACGCTAAAAAGATTGTTATTGCAACCGGAGCTTATGAAAGAACCTTAATCTTTGAAAACAACGATCTTCCCGGAGTTTACGGAGCTGGAGGAGTTCAGACGTTAATGAACGTTTACGGAGTAAAGCCCGGAAATAGAGGGTTAATCGTCGGTTCTGGAAATGTAGGACTTATTCTCAGCTATCAGCTCTTGCAGGCTGGCGTTGATGTTGCAGCTATCGTCGAGGCTATGCCGTTCGTTGGAGGGTACTTCGTTCATGCTGCAAAAGTGAGGAGACTCGGAGTTCCCATTTACACGAGACACACGATTCTGAAGGCTCTCGGAGAAAAGAAGGTGGAAAGAGCAATAATTGTTGAGCTGGATGAAAATTGGAGACCGATCGAGGGAACGGAGAAGGAGATAGAGTGCGACTTCATCTGCGTGGCTGTAGGTTTGTCTCCAGCTCACGAATTACTTTACCAAGCCGGATGCGAAATGAAATTCGTCCCCGAGCTTGGAGGTTTGGTACCAGTTAGAAACAAGTACGGAGAAACTACTGCAGAAGGAGTTTACGTTGCCGGAGACGTGGCGGGAATCGAGGAAGCTACGGCGGCAATGATGGAGGGTAGAATTGCCGGGCTTGATGCTGCGATAAAGCTTGGATACGGGGATGAAGAGGCGGTAAAGCTAAGAGATAAGATAGTGGGAGAACTCGAAGAGTTTAGAAGGGGACCTTTCGGTGAGAGGATTCTCAGAGGTTTGGAGAAGGTGGTGAGGTGA
- a CDS encoding thiolase domain-containing protein, which produces MRVAVVGVGYSGFNANTPDLSWKEIMYEAAVRAYEDAGINPRKDVDSFVTCAEDFWEGFAIFDEFVPDQLGAVLKPTFTVTADFLHGIANAYMIIKSGLAEIAVVEAHSKASDIVTFGEVIKFAFDPIWLRPIGKAHPYYFAALEKSYYMSRRGYSDELFAEVVVKNKKHGRLNKDAPYSANVSVEDVLSSEAAFYPLRKLEIAERSDGAIVFVLANEQVAKELRDDPIWINGIGWWSETSNYDTMSFEAAYAKKAAEMAYKMAGITKPDKEIQLAEVDDRFAYKEVQHIEALGLAKKGEVEELMKSGYFDRKGELPVNVSGGNLSVGNLLEATGGQKALEVVLQLRGEAGRRQVDAEVGVAMSWRYIPTATGAVAVFSR; this is translated from the coding sequence ATGAGAGTAGCTGTCGTAGGCGTTGGCTACTCCGGTTTTAACGCAAATACGCCGGATTTAAGCTGGAAAGAGATAATGTACGAAGCTGCAGTCAGAGCTTACGAAGATGCAGGGATAAATCCAAGAAAGGACGTCGACAGCTTCGTCACGTGCGCGGAAGACTTCTGGGAGGGCTTCGCAATTTTCGACGAGTTCGTGCCAGATCAGCTTGGTGCGGTGCTGAAGCCAACGTTCACCGTGACTGCCGATTTTCTCCACGGAATCGCCAACGCGTACATGATAATAAAGAGCGGACTGGCTGAGATAGCTGTTGTAGAAGCTCACAGCAAAGCGAGCGACATAGTGACTTTCGGAGAAGTCATTAAGTTTGCGTTCGACCCGATATGGCTGAGACCGATCGGAAAGGCTCATCCTTACTACTTCGCCGCCCTCGAAAAATCATACTACATGAGCAGAAGAGGCTACAGCGACGAGCTTTTCGCTGAAGTTGTTGTAAAGAACAAGAAGCACGGAAGGCTGAACAAAGACGCTCCGTACTCAGCTAATGTAAGCGTCGAAGATGTTTTGAGCAGCGAAGCAGCCTTCTATCCGTTGAGAAAGCTCGAAATTGCTGAGAGGAGCGACGGAGCTATTGTTTTCGTTTTGGCTAACGAGCAGGTTGCTAAGGAGCTTAGAGACGATCCGATATGGATTAACGGAATTGGCTGGTGGAGCGAAACAAGCAATTACGACACGATGAGCTTTGAAGCGGCTTATGCAAAGAAGGCTGCCGAAATGGCTTACAAGATGGCTGGAATAACTAAGCCGGATAAAGAAATTCAGCTTGCAGAGGTTGACGACAGGTTTGCCTACAAAGAAGTTCAGCACATCGAAGCTCTCGGTTTGGCTAAGAAGGGAGAAGTGGAGGAATTGATGAAGAGCGGTTACTTCGACAGAAAAGGAGAATTGCCGGTGAACGTTTCTGGAGGAAATCTCAGCGTTGGAAATCTCCTTGAAGCTACCGGCGGGCAAAAAGCTTTGGAGGTCGTTTTGCAGCTGAGAGGGGAAGCTGGAAGAAGGCAGGTTGACGCTGAGGTTGGCGTGGCTATGTCTTGGAGATACATTCCTACCGCTACCGGAGCTGTGGCTGTATTTTCGAGGTGA